One part of the Sporosarcina ureae genome encodes these proteins:
- a CDS encoding DUF2529 family protein → MKILTTQIRGLLERIAEGQEELMEETARLLAQAVVGEGRIVLAAFDELEAVTATALDGVEPLDDAIRYTKELALTPADRVWLLVRKADHPAALELARELAEQFIPFAVLAADKEDDDNELASLAYTYISTGLKKGLIPGPTGERIVQPHALAALFVYEAVKLSIDDMLADEDDEL, encoded by the coding sequence GTGAAAATATTAACTACACAAATTAGAGGTCTTCTGGAGAGAATTGCAGAAGGTCAAGAAGAATTGATGGAAGAAACTGCTCGTTTATTGGCGCAAGCGGTAGTAGGCGAAGGACGAATTGTCTTAGCAGCTTTTGATGAATTGGAAGCTGTTACTGCGACTGCACTGGATGGTGTCGAACCGTTGGATGATGCGATTCGTTACACAAAAGAGTTGGCATTAACACCGGCTGACCGCGTGTGGTTGCTTGTGCGAAAGGCCGATCATCCTGCTGCGCTTGAGCTGGCACGTGAGCTGGCGGAGCAGTTCATCCCATTCGCTGTGTTGGCTGCTGATAAGGAAGATGACGACAATGAGCTCGCTTCTCTTGCGTATACGTATATTTCGACAGGTTTGAAAAAGGGTCTGATTCCGGGTCCTACTGGCGAAAGAATTGTCCAGCCCCATGCGCTTGCTGCGTTGTTTGTTTATGAGGCAGTGAAGCTGTCGATTGATGATATGTTGGCGGATGAAGATGACGAGCTGTGA
- a CDS encoding response regulator, whose product MKHLLIVDDQPGIRLLLEEIFKPTGIMTALASNGKEALEKVSEQQPDCILLDMKMPGMNGVEVLREIRTLLPDAIVMMMTAYSETEMLEEANKLGIEQHFTKPFDIFEVRDSVLKRLELLDV is encoded by the coding sequence ATGAAACATTTACTAATTGTGGACGACCAGCCGGGGATCCGATTATTACTAGAGGAAATATTCAAACCAACGGGAATAATGACAGCGCTTGCATCGAATGGAAAAGAAGCGTTGGAAAAAGTCAGCGAACAACAACCTGACTGCATTTTGCTTGATATGAAGATGCCAGGCATGAATGGTGTCGAGGTCCTTCGAGAAATCCGAACCCTGTTGCCAGACGCGATTGTCATGATGATGACAGCGTATAGTGAAACCGAAATGCTGGAAGAAGCTAATAAACTAGGTATCGAACAACACTTTACTAAACCATTCGATATATTCGAAGTGCGTGATAGCGTGTTAAAAAGGTTGGAGTTACTAGACGTCTGA
- a CDS encoding class II fructose-bisphosphate aldolase, translated as MPLVSMKEMMIQGKEQGYAIGQFNLNNLEYTQAILQAAEEEKSPVILGVSEGAARYMGGFKTVVMMVKGLMEEYGTTVPVAIHLDHGSSFEKCKEAIEAGFTSVMIDASSKPLEENIEITKKVVDFAQQHNVSVEAELGVVGGQEDDIIADGVIYADPAECRELVEKTGIDCLAPALGSVHGPYKGEPNLGFEEMEEISKQGDIPLVLHGGTGIPTKDIQRAISLGTSKINVNTENQIQGTKAVRDILNEDSEVYDPRKFLGPMREAIKATVIGKMREFGSSKQA; from the coding sequence ATGCCACTCGTCTCGATGAAAGAAATGATGATTCAAGGTAAAGAGCAAGGATATGCAATTGGTCAATTCAACCTAAATAACTTGGAATACACGCAAGCGATTCTACAAGCTGCTGAAGAAGAGAAATCGCCTGTTATTTTAGGCGTTTCAGAAGGCGCTGCACGTTATATGGGCGGATTTAAAACAGTCGTTATGATGGTCAAAGGACTAATGGAAGAATACGGAACGACTGTGCCAGTAGCGATTCATTTAGATCACGGTTCTAGCTTTGAGAAGTGTAAAGAAGCGATTGAAGCAGGCTTTACTTCTGTTATGATCGACGCATCTTCTAAGCCACTTGAAGAAAACATTGAAATCACGAAAAAAGTGGTAGATTTCGCACAGCAACATAATGTATCAGTAGAAGCTGAACTTGGCGTAGTAGGCGGTCAGGAAGACGACATCATCGCAGACGGCGTTATTTATGCAGATCCGGCTGAATGTAGAGAGCTTGTAGAAAAGACAGGTATCGATTGTCTAGCACCTGCACTAGGTTCTGTACACGGACCGTATAAAGGCGAACCGAATCTTGGATTTGAAGAAATGGAAGAAATCTCGAAACAAGGAGATATTCCACTCGTGTTGCATGGCGGTACAGGCATTCCGACGAAAGATATTCAACGCGCCATTTCACTTGGTACGTCTAAAATCAACGTCAACACAGAAAATCAGATTCAAGGTACAAAAGCTGTACGCGACATCTTAAACGAAGATTCCGAAGTGTATGATCCACGTAAATTCCTCGGACCTATGCGCGAAGCAATCAAAGCAACTGTAATTGGTAAAATGCGCGAGTTCGGCAGTTCGAAGCAAGCGTAA
- the fsa gene encoding fructose-6-phosphate aldolase, whose product MKFFIDTANFEEIKEAHSWGIISGVTTNPSLVAKENISFHDRLKEITALVPGSVSAEVIALDAEGMIEEGRKLAALAENITVKLPMTPEGLKACSVFASEGIKTNVTLVFSANQALLAARAGATYVSPFIGRLDDIGQNGVELIETISDIFTIHDLDTQIIAASIRHPQHITAAALAGAHIATTPFNVLQSLFAHPLTTKGIDQFLKDWETRTNK is encoded by the coding sequence GTGAAATTTTTTATAGATACAGCCAATTTTGAAGAAATCAAGGAAGCGCACAGCTGGGGAATTATCTCTGGGGTTACAACTAACCCATCCCTAGTCGCGAAAGAAAATATTTCATTCCATGATCGTTTGAAAGAAATCACGGCACTCGTACCAGGTTCCGTCAGTGCAGAAGTTATCGCTTTGGATGCAGAAGGTATGATAGAAGAAGGGCGTAAGCTAGCAGCTCTTGCAGAAAACATCACGGTGAAATTACCGATGACACCTGAAGGCTTGAAAGCTTGTTCTGTATTTGCATCAGAAGGAATCAAAACGAACGTTACGCTAGTGTTCAGTGCCAATCAAGCCTTGCTTGCAGCACGTGCAGGCGCGACATACGTTTCACCATTCATCGGACGTTTGGATGATATTGGTCAAAATGGCGTCGAATTAATCGAAACGATTTCAGATATCTTCACAATCCATGACTTGGATACACAAATCATCGCAGCATCTATCAGACACCCACAGCATATTACGGCTGCTGCACTTGCTGGAGCACATATTGCGACAACTCCATTTAACGTACTTCAGAGTCTGTTTGCACATCCACTAACTACTAAAGGAATCGATCAGTTTTTGAAAGACTGGGAAACTAGAACGAATAAGTGA
- a CDS encoding UDP-N-acetylglucosamine 1-carboxyvinyltransferase produces the protein MDVYKIKGGKRLQGTIRVSGAKNSAVALIPAAILADSPVTIAGLPEISDVYTLQALVEEIGGKVEMKDGTMIIDPTEIISMPLPNGNVKKLRASYYMMGAMLGKFKHAVIGLPGGCHLGPRPIDQHIKGFEALGARVENEHGAIYLRAEELYGAKIYLDVVSVGATINIMLAAVKAKGKTIIENAAKEPEIIDVATLLSNMGANIKGAGTNVIRIEGVETLHGTKHTIIPDRIETGTHMIMAAAIGDGVTIDNVIPLHVEAVTAKLREMGVKVEVGEEQIFIPKTEKLHAVDVKTLVYPGFPTDLQQPFGVLSTQAEGSSILTDTIYPARFKQIDELRRMNADGRVEGRSAIITGPTPLHAATVEASDLRAGAALLIAGLLASGETEIREIEHIERGYGKIVQKLQNLGADIRKVEVLTPTSISE, from the coding sequence ATGGACGTTTATAAAATCAAAGGTGGAAAACGACTGCAAGGAACGATCAGAGTAAGTGGAGCGAAGAATAGCGCAGTGGCTTTAATCCCTGCCGCTATTTTAGCTGATTCGCCTGTCACCATTGCAGGACTTCCAGAAATTTCAGATGTCTATACATTGCAGGCGCTCGTCGAAGAAATCGGCGGTAAAGTGGAAATGAAAGATGGTACGATGATCATCGATCCAACTGAAATCATTTCTATGCCATTGCCTAACGGTAACGTCAAAAAACTTCGTGCATCCTACTATATGATGGGAGCGATGCTTGGTAAGTTCAAGCACGCCGTCATCGGATTACCTGGAGGTTGTCACTTGGGTCCACGCCCGATTGATCAACATATAAAAGGCTTTGAAGCTCTAGGCGCAAGAGTCGAAAATGAACACGGCGCTATTTATTTGCGTGCAGAAGAACTATACGGCGCGAAAATTTATTTAGACGTCGTCAGCGTGGGTGCTACGATCAATATCATGCTTGCGGCTGTTAAAGCAAAAGGTAAAACGATTATTGAAAACGCAGCAAAAGAACCTGAGATTATTGATGTCGCGACTTTGCTATCCAATATGGGCGCGAATATTAAAGGTGCAGGAACGAACGTTATTCGTATCGAAGGCGTGGAAACATTGCACGGTACGAAACACACAATCATTCCGGACCGTATTGAAACAGGTACGCATATGATTATGGCTGCTGCAATTGGCGATGGTGTCACAATTGATAATGTCATTCCGTTACACGTTGAAGCTGTCACAGCGAAGCTTCGCGAAATGGGCGTGAAAGTAGAAGTCGGTGAAGAACAGATTTTCATTCCGAAAACTGAAAAACTTCATGCGGTGGATGTGAAAACTCTTGTTTATCCAGGGTTCCCGACAGACTTGCAACAGCCATTCGGTGTATTGTCGACACAAGCGGAAGGCTCATCTATCCTAACAGACACGATTTATCCAGCACGCTTCAAACAAATCGATGAGCTTCGTCGAATGAATGCAGACGGCCGTGTAGAAGGTCGATCAGCTATCATAACAGGTCCTACTCCATTGCATGCAGCAACGGTTGAAGCATCAGATTTACGCGCGGGAGCCGCATTATTAATTGCTGGATTATTGGCGAGTGGAGAAACAGAAATCCGTGAAATTGAACATATTGAACGTGGTTACGGCAAGATCGTTCAGAAGCTACAAAATCTTGGAGCAGATATTAGAAAAGTGGAAGTACTCACACCGACTTCGATTTCCGAGTGA
- the glpX gene encoding class II fructose-bisphosphatase yields the protein MERSLSMELVRVTEAAAVAAARWMGRGLKNEADDAATEAMRTVFDTIPMEGVVVIGEGEMDEAPMLYIGEELGTGHGPAVDIAVDPVEGTNIVAAGGWNALAVLAVADKGNLLNAPDMYMDKIAVGPEAVGKIDIDASVTDNLKAVAKAKNKSVSDLVASVLNRERHADIIAEIREAGARIKLIEDGDVAAAINTAFDDTGVDILFGRGGAPEGVISAVGLKCLGGEIQGRLVPSNDEERERCIKMGIDVEKVLYMDDLVKGDDCIFAATGVTDGELMDGVQFKGTYCRTQSIVMRSKSGTIRFVEGRHSMKKKPLLVMQD from the coding sequence ATGGAACGTAGTTTATCGATGGAATTAGTGCGTGTAACAGAGGCGGCAGCCGTAGCGGCAGCTCGCTGGATGGGACGCGGTTTGAAGAACGAAGCAGACGACGCGGCAACAGAAGCAATGCGTACAGTATTCGATACGATCCCGATGGAAGGTGTAGTCGTCATCGGTGAAGGTGAAATGGACGAAGCACCTATGCTATATATTGGTGAAGAACTTGGGACAGGTCACGGACCCGCTGTAGATATCGCTGTCGATCCAGTCGAAGGTACGAATATCGTAGCAGCAGGTGGATGGAATGCACTAGCTGTTCTTGCGGTTGCAGATAAAGGCAATTTGCTAAACGCTCCAGATATGTACATGGACAAAATTGCAGTAGGTCCAGAAGCAGTTGGTAAAATTGATATCGACGCAAGTGTTACAGATAACTTGAAGGCTGTAGCAAAAGCAAAAAACAAATCAGTATCTGACCTAGTAGCATCTGTTTTGAACCGCGAACGTCACGCAGATATCATTGCAGAAATTCGTGAAGCAGGCGCTCGTATCAAATTGATCGAAGATGGCGATGTAGCGGCAGCTATTAACACAGCCTTCGATGACACAGGTGTGGATATTTTATTCGGAAGAGGCGGTGCACCTGAAGGGGTAATCTCAGCAGTCGGATTAAAATGCTTAGGCGGAGAAATTCAAGGGCGTCTCGTACCTTCAAATGATGAAGAGAGAGAACGTTGCATCAAGATGGGTATCGACGTAGAAAAAGTTCTATACATGGACGATTTGGTAAAAGGAGACGACTGTATTTTCGCAGCAACAGGCGTAACAGACGGCGAATTGATGGATGGCGTACAGTTTAAAGGTACGTATTGCCGAACTCAGTCGATCGTTATGCGCTCGAAATCAGGAACTATTCGTTTCGTAGAAGGTCGCCACAGCATGAAGAAAAAACCTCTTCTCGTCATGCAAGACTAA
- the rho gene encoding transcription termination factor Rho, whose protein sequence is MTMITLADLENMTLKELYSLAKQFKITNYSKLTKKELIFAILKSRAEQEGFFFMEGVLEIIQSEGYGFLRPINYSSSSEDIYISASQIRRFDLRNGDKVTGKVRPPKENERFYGLLQVEAVNGQNPEVARERVHFPALTPLYPDRQIKLETSRNNVSTRIMDLVSPVGFGQRGLIVAPPKAGKTTLLKEIANSITTNHPEAELIVLLIDERPEEVTDIERSVKADVVSSTFDEVPQNHVKVAELVLERAMRLVESKRDVIILMDSITRLARAFNLVIPPSGRTLSGGIDPAAFHRPKRFFGAARNIEEGGSLTILATALIETGSRMDEVIYEEFKGTGNMELHLDRNLAERRIFPALDIRRSGTRKEELLIPKENLEKLWAIRKTFSDSHDFTERFMKKLSQSDNNEEFFDKLNEEMKAKKGKGLI, encoded by the coding sequence ATGACGATGATTACGCTTGCGGACCTCGAGAATATGACGCTCAAAGAGCTTTACTCTCTAGCTAAGCAATTTAAAATTACTAACTATAGCAAACTGACAAAGAAAGAATTAATTTTTGCTATTTTGAAATCACGCGCCGAACAAGAAGGCTTCTTTTTCATGGAAGGCGTTCTCGAAATTATACAATCTGAAGGATATGGCTTCTTACGTCCTATCAATTACTCATCCAGTTCAGAAGATATTTACATTTCTGCATCCCAAATCCGTCGCTTTGATCTACGTAACGGAGACAAGGTAACAGGTAAAGTTCGTCCACCAAAGGAAAATGAACGCTTCTATGGATTATTGCAAGTCGAAGCAGTCAATGGACAAAATCCGGAAGTCGCACGCGAACGTGTTCATTTCCCGGCATTGACACCTTTATATCCTGATCGTCAAATTAAATTAGAAACATCGAGAAATAACGTGTCTACACGCATCATGGATCTCGTCTCGCCTGTTGGATTTGGTCAACGTGGATTAATCGTCGCTCCTCCTAAAGCGGGAAAAACGACGTTGTTAAAAGAAATTGCTAACTCCATCACTACAAACCATCCTGAAGCTGAACTAATCGTTCTATTGATCGACGAACGTCCAGAAGAAGTAACGGATATCGAACGTTCTGTTAAAGCAGATGTTGTCAGTTCGACATTTGATGAAGTACCACAAAACCATGTGAAAGTAGCGGAACTAGTACTCGAACGCGCAATGCGTCTAGTAGAAAGTAAACGCGACGTCATCATCTTGATGGACTCCATCACACGACTAGCACGTGCATTCAACCTAGTGATTCCACCAAGCGGACGCACATTATCCGGAGGAATCGACCCAGCAGCTTTCCACCGACCAAAAAGATTCTTCGGTGCAGCACGTAACATAGAAGAAGGCGGAAGCCTAACAATCCTTGCCACAGCTCTAATCGAAACCGGCTCACGCATGGACGAAGTCATCTACGAAGAATTCAAAGGAACCGGCAACATGGAACTGCACCTAGACCGCAACCTAGCCGAACGCAGAATCTTCCCAGCACTCGACATCCGTCGCTCCGGCACACGAAAAGAAGAACTGCTCATCCCTAAAGAAAACCTAGAAAAACTGTGGGCTATCAGAAAAACCTTCTCAGACTCCCACGACTTCACCGAACGCTTCATGAAAAAACTAAGCCAATCCGATAACAACGAAGAATTCTTCGACAAGCTAAACGAAGAAATGAAGGCGAAAAAAGGTAAGGGCCTTATCTGA
- the rpmE gene encoding 50S ribosomal protein L31 encodes MKAGIHPDYKLATVTCSCGNTFETGSVKEDIRVEVCSECHPFYTGRQKFATADGRVDRFNKKYGIKSEEQE; translated from the coding sequence ATGAAAGCAGGAATTCATCCCGATTACAAACTTGCAACAGTAACTTGCTCATGTGGCAATACATTTGAAACAGGTTCTGTAAAAGAGGATATTCGAGTGGAAGTATGCTCAGAATGTCACCCATTCTATACTGGCCGTCAGAAGTTTGCTACAGCAGATGGACGAGTTGACCGTTTCAACAAAAAATACGGCATCAAGTCAGAAGAACAAGAGTAA
- a CDS encoding thymidine kinase translates to MYVSMQGGWMEVICGSMFSGKSEELIRRIRRAEFAKQKIAVFKPAIDDRYSEEAVVSHDGASTIANPISKASEIPNLVSDDFDVVAIDEAQFFDDDIIDVAIMLADRGFRVIIAGLDQDFKGEPFGPMPELMAVAELVTKLQAVCTVCGSPSSRTQRLIDGQPACQDDPIILVGASEAYEPRCRQHHEVPVSRMQHVE, encoded by the coding sequence ATGTACGTTTCAATGCAAGGCGGCTGGATGGAAGTCATCTGCGGCAGTATGTTTTCAGGTAAATCGGAGGAGCTTATTCGCCGGATTCGACGCGCGGAATTTGCCAAACAAAAGATTGCGGTATTCAAACCGGCAATTGATGATCGGTATAGCGAAGAGGCAGTTGTGAGCCACGACGGTGCGTCCACGATCGCTAATCCTATTTCCAAAGCGAGTGAAATACCAAATCTCGTTTCAGATGATTTCGATGTGGTCGCCATTGATGAAGCCCAATTTTTCGACGACGATATTATAGACGTTGCGATCATGCTCGCGGATCGCGGCTTTCGTGTGATCATTGCAGGACTCGATCAAGACTTTAAAGGCGAACCATTCGGACCGATGCCTGAATTAATGGCTGTGGCAGAACTAGTGACGAAACTTCAAGCAGTTTGTACTGTGTGCGGATCACCTTCAAGCCGAACACAACGATTAATAGACGGACAACCTGCATGTCAGGATGACCCGATCATTCTAGTTGGCGCATCCGAAGCTTATGAACCACGTTGCCGCCAGCACCATGAAGTCCCTGTTAGCCGTATGCAACATGTAGAATAA
- the prfA gene encoding peptide chain release factor 1 produces MFDRLQAVEDRYDRLNELLSDPEIVNDLDKLRSYSKEQSDLQDTVEVYREYKHIHAQYKNAKEMQDEPLDDDMKELVKMEIDELKDQIESLEEQLKVLLIPKDPNDNKSVIMEIRGAAGGDEAALFAGSLYRMYTRFAEMNHWKVEVIDSSPTELGGFKEIIFMIDGKGAYSKLKYENGAHRVQRVPETESGGRTHTSTATVACLPEAEEVEIEIHDKDIRTDTFASSGPGGQSVNTTMSAVRLTHLPTGTTVSIQDEKSQIKNKEKAMKVLRARVYDKFMQEVQAEYDEKRKSAVGSGDRSERIRTYNFPQNRVTDHRIGLTIQKLDQIIEGKLDEVIDALIIEEQAHRLESLDRND; encoded by the coding sequence ATGTTCGATAGACTACAAGCAGTTGAAGACCGTTATGACCGACTGAATGAACTACTTAGTGACCCCGAAATCGTTAATGATTTGGACAAATTACGCAGCTATTCAAAAGAACAATCCGATTTGCAAGACACCGTTGAAGTATACCGTGAATATAAACATATCCATGCGCAATATAAGAATGCCAAAGAAATGCAAGATGAACCGCTTGATGATGACATGAAAGAATTAGTCAAAATGGAAATCGATGAACTTAAAGACCAAATTGAGTCGCTTGAAGAACAATTAAAAGTATTACTCATTCCAAAAGATCCGAATGACAATAAAAGTGTCATTATGGAAATCCGTGGAGCAGCAGGAGGAGACGAAGCGGCTTTATTTGCGGGTAGTCTTTATCGGATGTATACACGTTTCGCGGAAATGAATCACTGGAAAGTGGAAGTGATTGATTCATCACCGACTGAACTTGGCGGCTTTAAAGAAATCATCTTCATGATTGATGGAAAAGGGGCCTACTCGAAGTTGAAGTACGAAAATGGAGCACACCGCGTGCAACGTGTACCGGAAACTGAATCAGGCGGACGAACTCATACGTCTACTGCTACTGTTGCGTGTTTGCCGGAAGCGGAAGAAGTAGAAATCGAAATTCACGATAAAGATATCCGTACCGATACATTTGCGTCATCTGGACCAGGAGGGCAATCCGTCAACACGACGATGTCTGCAGTACGCCTCACGCACTTACCTACAGGAACTACAGTATCGATCCAGGATGAAAAATCCCAAATTAAAAATAAAGAAAAAGCCATGAAAGTTTTGCGTGCACGAGTGTATGATAAATTCATGCAGGAAGTACAAGCTGAATATGATGAAAAACGAAAATCTGCAGTTGGATCAGGTGACCGTTCCGAACGTATTCGCACGTATAACTTCCCACAAAACCGTGTCACGGACCATCGAATTGGTCTGACGATACAAAAGCTTGATCAGATTATTGAAGGGAAGCTGGATGAAGTCATCGACGCATTAATTATTGAAGAACAGGCACATCGCTTGGAAAGTTTGGATCGCAATGACTGA
- the prmC gene encoding peptide chain release factor N(5)-glutamine methyltransferase yields MTETMLESVQRAQQLLDARGMDTHAAELAMRSVTGKSQANYLASLREQVPHEPCSKFWSIITELLTGKPIQYILGEESFYGYSFEVNEHVLIPRPETEELVHYALQRATQLFGERMIQVADIGTGSGAIAIAFKKERPTAEVTATDFSELALEVAQRNAQRNEVNVTFLQGDMEEPLKHRKWDIILSNPPYIADYEKIDMSPTVYDFEPQTALFAEEDGLYFYRRLAENLSPLMNRPSLIGFEIGYLQGPAVQKFLEEAFPEATVEVIQDINKKDRMIFCEIR; encoded by the coding sequence ATGACTGAGACAATGCTCGAATCTGTGCAACGAGCACAACAATTGCTGGACGCACGCGGTATGGACACGCATGCTGCTGAACTTGCCATGCGCTCTGTCACGGGTAAAAGCCAGGCCAACTATTTAGCTAGTTTGCGCGAACAAGTTCCGCATGAACCGTGCTCGAAATTCTGGTCCATCATCACAGAACTTTTGACCGGCAAGCCAATTCAATACATCCTCGGTGAAGAATCCTTTTACGGCTATTCATTCGAGGTCAATGAACACGTACTGATTCCACGTCCTGAAACGGAAGAACTCGTACATTATGCGTTGCAACGTGCTACTCAATTATTTGGTGAACGAATGATTCAAGTAGCGGATATCGGAACAGGCAGTGGAGCGATCGCGATCGCATTCAAAAAAGAAAGACCGACTGCGGAAGTGACAGCGACTGATTTTAGTGAATTAGCGCTCGAAGTCGCACAACGTAATGCACAACGCAATGAAGTCAACGTGACCTTTTTACAAGGGGATATGGAAGAGCCGTTGAAACATCGGAAGTGGGATATCATTCTATCTAATCCACCGTATATTGCAGATTATGAAAAAATTGATATGTCACCAACTGTCTATGACTTCGAACCGCAAACTGCGTTATTTGCGGAAGAAGACGGTCTCTATTTCTACCGTAGACTGGCAGAGAATCTGTCACCTTTGATGAATCGACCTTCACTGATCGGTTTTGAAATAGGCTATCTACAAGGCCCGGCAGTGCAAAAATTTCTTGAAGAAGCCTTTCCGGAAGCGACTGTTGAAGTCATCCAAGACATCAATAAAAAAGATCGAATGATATTTTGTGAGATTCGATGA
- a CDS encoding stage II sporulation protein R has product MLQDYPINQQPTQTSKLVAFIEFVLILLTIQAVLLVFGQQTNAGEATQFRILANSNTVADQQVKQNVQEKIAPLLEKAISQSVNTQQINANLQVLEPKILEIAKTQVNGAHVTLEHSAAMIPPKRVGFFIQPQGVYDAYVVKIGAGRGDNWWCSLFPNVCFPEEATVAETEEEPVTFFIWEWIKSLFK; this is encoded by the coding sequence ATGTTACAAGATTATCCAATAAATCAACAACCGACTCAAACTTCGAAACTAGTGGCATTTATAGAATTCGTACTTATATTACTTACTATACAAGCAGTGTTGCTTGTATTCGGTCAACAAACAAATGCTGGTGAAGCGACGCAATTTCGTATTCTTGCAAACTCGAATACCGTAGCGGATCAGCAAGTGAAACAAAACGTTCAGGAAAAAATTGCACCATTGCTAGAGAAAGCTATTAGCCAATCTGTGAACACACAACAAATCAATGCTAATCTTCAAGTGTTGGAGCCGAAGATACTTGAAATCGCTAAGACACAAGTAAACGGTGCACACGTAACGCTTGAACACAGTGCGGCAATGATCCCGCCAAAACGCGTAGGATTTTTCATTCAGCCCCAGGGCGTTTACGATGCATATGTTGTCAAAATCGGTGCAGGTAGAGGGGATAATTGGTGGTGTTCACTGTTTCCTAACGTTTGTTTCCCTGAAGAGGCAACAGTCGCTGAAACAGAAGAAGAACCTGTTACATTCTTCATTTGGGAGTGGATAAAATCACTGTTCAAATGA
- a CDS encoding L-threonylcarbamoyladenylate synthase, producing the protein MDTTQEIVDNLVDNDRIYEQAVDILKSGGIVAFPTETVYGLGAIATDGQAVQRIFEAKGRPSDNPLIVHIGNQSDIEKYATDIPEIAEVLVKAFWPGPLTLIMEKKPGVIADVVTAGLSTVAIRMPDHPIALELLRKLDQPLAAPSANRSGKPSPTEADHVYHDLLGRVPLILDGGETGVGLESTILDITVTPPVILRPGGITKEQLEDLIGTVHMATLPTDQTSAPRAPGMKYTHYAPEAPLFVIGPNADTIAHALETIHRQNKRVAIIGPDELYTERADWYFSTGPINSREAMASSLYKAIRQCDNTKADIILAVETDLSGIGAAVMNRLDKASDGKRFME; encoded by the coding sequence GTGGACACTACACAAGAAATAGTGGATAACCTAGTGGATAACGATAGAATCTATGAACAAGCTGTGGATATCCTTAAATCTGGAGGTATTGTTGCCTTTCCGACTGAAACAGTTTACGGATTGGGAGCGATCGCGACAGATGGGCAAGCAGTACAGCGGATCTTTGAAGCAAAAGGTAGACCTTCAGATAATCCGCTAATCGTACATATTGGGAACCAGTCAGACATCGAGAAATATGCGACAGACATCCCTGAAATTGCAGAAGTCTTAGTGAAAGCTTTTTGGCCGGGACCGTTAACGTTAATCATGGAAAAGAAACCGGGCGTTATTGCAGATGTTGTCACAGCTGGACTTAGTACCGTAGCCATTCGTATGCCAGACCACCCGATAGCGTTGGAGTTGTTACGAAAACTCGATCAGCCATTAGCTGCACCAAGTGCAAATCGAAGTGGAAAGCCGAGCCCGACGGAAGCGGATCATGTCTATCACGATTTACTAGGTAGAGTACCGTTAATTCTGGATGGTGGAGAGACAGGAGTTGGCTTGGAATCCACAATCTTGGATATCACAGTCACGCCACCTGTCATTTTGCGTCCCGGCGGCATAACGAAGGAGCAGTTGGAAGACTTGATTGGTACCGTCCACATGGCGACGTTACCCACAGATCAAACGTCAGCACCGCGCGCACCGGGAATGAAGTATACACATTACGCACCCGAAGCACCGCTATTCGTCATTGGGCCGAATGCCGATACTATTGCGCATGCGCTAGAGACCATTCACCGGCAAAACAAACGTGTGGCTATCATTGGACCTGATGAGTTATACACAGAGCGCGCGGATTGGTACTTTTCCACAGGCCCGATCAATAGTCGTGAAGCGATGGCGTCAAGCTTGTACAAAGCGATTCGTCAATGTGACAATACCAAAGCCGACATTATCTTAGCCGTTGAGACAGACCTTTCGGGTATTGGGGCAGCGGTCATGAACCGACTCGATAAAGCATCAGACGGCAAGCGTTTCATGGAATAA